One part of the Spirochaeta lutea genome encodes these proteins:
- a CDS encoding response regulator transcription factor, with protein MATLLLVEDDPGIAKAVTRGLTQEGYTVAHVDHGDHALPWISQNHPDLVILDVRLPGLDGFTICKKIRESGNTLPVLMLTARDEEIDTILGLEIGADDYMVKPFSLRELQSRIKALLRRSSYSQNFSQGDSTVFGTLTFHRGTQRLYRQSASASEEIFLTPIETRILLYFLDNPNQVVTRQQIITAVWGEQIFLEDERTVDVHIRHLREKLESDPANPQFIQTVRGFGYRFTE; from the coding sequence ATGGCTACACTGCTGCTTGTCGAAGACGATCCGGGAATCGCGAAAGCCGTAACCCGGGGTCTGACCCAGGAGGGGTACACCGTCGCCCACGTCGACCACGGCGACCATGCCCTGCCTTGGATCTCCCAAAACCATCCAGACCTGGTTATCCTTGATGTCCGTCTGCCGGGTCTGGACGGCTTCACCATCTGCAAAAAAATCCGCGAATCCGGCAACACCCTTCCCGTCCTCATGCTAACAGCCCGGGACGAGGAAATTGATACCATTCTCGGCCTCGAAATCGGTGCTGATGACTATATGGTCAAGCCCTTCAGCCTCCGGGAGCTGCAGAGCCGCATAAAAGCCTTACTCCGGCGGAGTTCATATTCTCAGAATTTTTCCCAGGGTGATTCCACCGTCTTTGGCACCCTGACCTTCCACCGGGGCACCCAACGGCTTTACCGCCAATCAGCCTCTGCTTCAGAAGAAATCTTCCTCACCCCCATTGAAACCAGAATCCTGCTCTACTTCCTGGATAACCCGAACCAAGTAGTGACGCGTCAGCAGATCATTACCGCTGTCTGGGGCGAGCAAATTTTCCTAGAAGACGAACGCACCGTCGACGTACACATCCGCCATCTCCGGGAAAAACTCGAATCAGACCCGGCAAACCCCCAATTCATTCAGACTGTCCGGGGGTTCGGCTACCGATTCACCGAATAA